One Candidatus Nitrososphaera evergladensis SR1 genomic window, GCGGCGGCGTGGATTCTGTCCTCACTCTTGCCGTGCTGAGAAAATTCCGGCCTGACATCAACGTCTCGTGCGTCAGCATGGGGTTTGGAGAAGATGACGACGAGGTGTCGGCGGCACGAAATATTGCAGAAGCCTATGGCTGCGACTTTTGTGCACTTGTTTTGGACGATGTTTTGAGCGGCCTGCCGAGGCTGATAAAAATCGCAAGGGAGCCGCGGTGGAATCTCTATCAAGCATATGCGTTTGAGGCGTGCAAAGAAAAGACGATATTTTCTGGCGACGGAGGCGACGAGCTGTTCGCCGGCTATACTTTCCGGTACCAAAAGTACCTCTCGCTTTTTTCGCAGAAAAAAAATGGGTGGAAAGAAAAGGCAAAGCTCTACGTGTCGTGCCATGAGCGGGACTGGGTGCCGGATCAGGAAAAGGTCTTTGGGCCAAAGGTCAGGTTCTCATGGGACAAGATCTATGGACTTGTAAAGCGCTATTTCAGCAACAACGGGCTTGACCCGCTCGATCAGGTGTTCCTTGCAGACTGGAACGGCAAATTGCTGTTTGACTGGCTGCCTGCCAACCTGGCGTTTTCCAAAGCATTTGAAATCAAGATTCAATCGCTTTTTCTTTCAGACCGTATGACAAAATTTGCCACGCACCTGCCCTGGCGCATAAAATACGACCAAGATTCTGCCACGGGCAAGCTGCCCCTGCGCGCCATACTAAAGGGTGAGCGCCTGCGGGTGGAGCCTGTCAAGAAGGGCTTTTCTGCAAACGCTGTATCGCTGTGGAAAAAGAGGGGGCAAGAGATCGTAAAACAGTACGTCAACAACAGCGGGGATTCCGAAACAGTCAGGGCCGGTGTCATAAATGGCGACTGGGTTCAAAAAACAACTGAAAAGCTGCTGCAGGCACAAGAGGAGCCAGACATACGCTATGTCAACAAGATGCTGGCTGTGCTTGCGCTTGAGGTGTGGTGGCGGCTCTTTGTCAGCAAGACCCTGAAGGGAAACGAGAAGCTCTAGCCGACAGGAATTTATTCCAACCTTGTCTAATCTCACATGCGTCTTGAGTTCTTATTTTGTGATAGTGACGTGCAGAAACTCTGAGAACAACATCGAGGAGGCGCTGCTCTCGCTTCGGGCCCAGACAGTTCCGCCTTCTTATGTCATTGTAATAGACGACGGCTCAAGAGACCGGACTGCTGACATATTGCGGCAGCTGCAGTCGGGCTGGCCTTCTCTGCACATAATCACAAACCCGGATCTTGGCTACAACATAGCAAGGGTGGTGAGCAACTGGAACAAGGCCATTCAGTATACAAGAGATCACCGCCTGCCTCGTACAGACTACCACATGATAAGCACGGACGACACTGTCTACGAGCGCGACTATGCTGAAAAAATGATGCGCCACATGGACGCGGACGGCAAGATCGCAATTGCATCGGGCAACTATGAAGACAAACCCGCCATTGCCCCGCATGGTGGCGGCAGGTTTGTCCGAACAGAGTTTTTCGACAAGCACCACGGCCTGTACCCTGAAAAGATGGGCTACGAGTCGCTCGTGCTCTACTCTGCGACTCGGCACGGCTACACCTTCCAGGTGTTCGACGATGCGAGGTTTGAGCACACGCGCCCGCTTGGTAAGAACCACCACTTTTACGAGTTTGGCGCAAGCATGAGGACGCTTGGCTACCACCCGCTTTTTGCGCTAGGCAGGTTCTTTCTGTATTTTGCAAGCGGAAAACCGACAGGCCGGCTTGGCGCAATATACATGCTCTACTACTATTTGTCGTACAAGCCAAAAGAAACGGGCTATGACAGCATGCATGACAGCGAAATAAGGCGGTACATACGCAACTACCAGTTTACGCGCATAAAGAAAAAGCTTGGCGTCCCTGGCTAGGAAGATGAAGAGGAGGATGGCGGAGCCTCGCGCTTTAGGATGTCCTCAATATAGTGGCTCATCAGTGCGTCCTTCTTTTGCCTCTTTAGTACGCCTTCTAGGAATTCCTTGACCTGCCGCGTTTCTTCAGGCGTCGCCTTGCCTTCTATCAGGCGGATCTCGTACATCATTATCCATGCCCATACCCAGTTCTCCTTGAGCAATGCTTCATTTTCTACCGAGTACTGGTTCCTCCTGTGCCAGTAGCCTATGGCAACGGCGGCTGGCACATAAATCGCGACAAATATGATAGCCCATGTCCCCATGCTTGGGAACACTGTCTTTAGCACATCAAAGCGCTCTATCCCAAGAGTATAGGTAGTGATTACAAACTGCAGAAACGCCATCGTAAAGACAAGATAGATGCTGTGGCCGTTTCTGAAATCCAGCCAGCGCCTCTGGAAAAATTTGGCGTTCATTATTGACTCCTTCTAACTTGGCAATTCTTCTTAATTTAGTTTGCCATTTTTCTTGCAAAGAATCGGAAAAGCAAAATAGCGCCCGGCCTTTTCTCTGTCTCTGCTTGGTAGCTCAGATAATAAGCGGGCTTACTGTCGCTCAGGACGTCAAAGAGCGCGTGAAAAAGGCGGTCGAGGAGCTAAAGACTTCAGGAATCATCCCATGCCTTGCGACCGTGCTCGTGGGCGACGACCCCGCTTCCGCGACGTACGTCAACAGCAAGCAAAAGACCGCAAAGGAGCTTGGCATCGCTACCCGAGACCACCGCCTTGCCGCGACCTTCAAGCAGCATGAGCTTCTTGAACTCGTACAGCTCTTGAACAACGACCCTGAGGTGCATGGCATTCTCGTACAATTGCCTTTGCCAAAGCACATTGACGAGTTTGCGATAATAAACACCATCAGCCCGCTAAAGGACGTAGACGGGCTGACCCCGTACAGCGCCGGGATGCTCCAGAACGGCATGGCGCTGCTAAAGCCCTGCACTCCCTCCGGCGTGATGGAGCTTCTCGATTATTACAAGATAGCACTTGAGGGAAAGGACGTCGTTATAATCAACAGGAGCAACCTCGTGGGCAAGCCGCTTGTGTTCATGCTCCTTGAGCGCAACGCCACCGTGACCGTCTGCCACTCTAAAACCAGGGATCTGCCGGCGCGCCTGAGGCAGGCCGACATCATCATAACTGCGGTTGGAAACCGCGAGCGCTTTACTCTGAAAGCAGACATGGTCAAGGAAGGCGCGGTTGTGATAGACGTTGCGACAAGCAGGATAAACGGAAAACTTGCCGGCGACGCTGACTTTGAAGCTGTAAAGCAAAAGGCGTCATGGATAACCCCCGTCCCCGGAGGCGTGGGCCCGATGACGATAGCGATGCTCATGAAAAACACCGTGACTGCGGCATCGAT contains:
- a CDS encoding asparagine synthase C-terminal domain-containing protein, translated to MPAAVDYDAIANILTLRYNPRRSPPKRPLAASDFAPSKVDDNVESQILKIIESDLARIKEKRVSVLLSGGVDSVLTLAVLRKFRPDINVSCVSMGFGEDDDEVSAARNIAEAYGCDFCALVLDDVLSGLPRLIKIAREPRWNLYQAYAFEACKEKTIFSGDGGDELFAGYTFRYQKYLSLFSQKKNGWKEKAKLYVSCHERDWVPDQEKVFGPKVRFSWDKIYGLVKRYFSNNGLDPLDQVFLADWNGKLLFDWLPANLAFSKAFEIKIQSLFLSDRMTKFATHLPWRIKYDQDSATGKLPLRAILKGERLRVEPVKKGFSANAVSLWKKRGQEIVKQYVNNSGDSETVRAGVINGDWVQKTTEKLLQAQEEPDIRYVNKMLAVLALEVWWRLFVSKTLKGNEKL
- a CDS encoding glycosyltransferase, with protein sequence MSSYFVIVTCRNSENNIEEALLSLRAQTVPPSYVIVIDDGSRDRTADILRQLQSGWPSLHIITNPDLGYNIARVVSNWNKAIQYTRDHRLPRTDYHMISTDDTVYERDYAEKMMRHMDADGKIAIASGNYEDKPAIAPHGGGRFVRTEFFDKHHGLYPEKMGYESLVLYSATRHGYTFQVFDDARFEHTRPLGKNHHFYEFGASMRTLGYHPLFALGRFFLYFASGKPTGRLGAIYMLYYYLSYKPKETGYDSMHDSEIRRYIRNYQFTRIKKKLGVPG
- a CDS encoding bifunctional 5,10-methylenetetrahydrofolate dehydrogenase/5,10-methenyltetrahydrofolate cyclohydrolase, translated to MVAQIISGLTVAQDVKERVKKAVEELKTSGIIPCLATVLVGDDPASATYVNSKQKTAKELGIATRDHRLAATFKQHELLELVQLLNNDPEVHGILVQLPLPKHIDEFAIINTISPLKDVDGLTPYSAGMLQNGMALLKPCTPSGVMELLDYYKIALEGKDVVIINRSNLVGKPLVFMLLERNATVTVCHSKTRDLPARLRQADIIITAVGNRERFTLKADMVKEGAVVIDVATSRINGKLAGDADFEAVKQKASWITPVPGGVGPMTIAMLMKNTVTAASILRG